The DNA region GATAGATGTCAGGTGGGCACTGCAGGTGGAGAAGGCTCTGTGTCTGCCTTCTGAGGAATGGATTTGCAGGATGGAGATCACAATACGAGTGTAAGAAGTgagaatgagaagaaaacagGTGAGCGCAATGACACCAACATTGGTAAAACTCACAGTCCGTGCTAGGGAGGTGTCTGCACATGCCAGGGACAGCACCACAGGAATGTCACAGAAGAAACTGTCTACCTCATTGGGTCCACAGTAGGGCAACTTAAAGATAAGAAAAGTGAGGATGCTCCCATGGACAAAACCTCCCACCCAAGTGCCCACTGTGAGACAGGTACACACCCTGTGATTCATGATGATTGTGTATCTCATAGGGTGACAAATAGCTACaaagcggtcataggccatcagTGTATACAGGAAACATTCTGTGCCACCCAGAGTGTGATAGAAGAAGACCTGGGAGGCGCATCCCTGGTATGAGATGGTGCGGCTCTGCCCCACTAGGGAGTCCATCATCTTAGGAGAATTcacagaagggaagaaaatgtcAAACACTGCCAGGTTCcccaggaagaaatacatgggggtGTGGAGGTTAGGAGATGCCAGGATGGTGAGGAAGATGAGCAGGTTCCCCAGCAAGGCAAAGACATAGAAGACCAGGAACAAGATGAACAGCATGCTCTCTAGTCCTTCACTGTTAGAAATTCCCAGCAAAATGAACTCTGTCACAGAGGTGTCGTTTCTCATACTCATGGCACAGGCAGCCCTGGA from Rattus norvegicus strain BN/NHsdMcwi chromosome 8, GRCr8, whole genome shotgun sequence includes:
- the Or10d5b gene encoding olfactory receptor Olr1332, whose translation is MRNDTSVTEFILLGISNSEGLESMLFILFLVFYVFALLGNLLIFLTILASPNLHTPMYFFLGNLAVFDIFFPSVNSPKMMDSLVGQSRTISYQGCASQVFFYHTLGGTECFLYTLMAYDRFVAICHPMRYTIIMNHRVCTCLTVGTWVGGFVHGSILTFLIFKLPYCGPNEVDSFFCDIPVVLSLACADTSLARTVSFTNVGVIALTCFLLILTSYTRIVISILQIHSSEGRHRAFSTCSAHLTSIILVYGPVILVYLRPASSPWLDSVVQVFNNVVTPSLNPLIYTLRNKDVKLALKKALSQEAQPLGYKE